AAGTTTTAGAATCCCCAGTTCCCGTTTTGGTGAATTTTGAAGCGCCCTGGTGTGGACTATGCCGCATTATTCACCCGCTGTTATTACAATTTCAAACCCAATGTGGTGATGAACTTAAACTCGTAGGAGTTAACGCTGATCAAAATTTCAAGTTGTCTAATACCTATAGACTCAAATCATTACCAACGTTACTTTTGATAGAAAAAGGTATAGTTAAACAAAGGCTGGAAGGTTTTCGCAGTAAAGATGATTTACGTCTAGCTTTAGAAGAAATTAAACTCACCTACACAAGTTACGAAAGAATTGATACAGCAGAAGTCAGGAGTCACCGAGTCAGGAGTCAGGAGGTAAGAGACAGGAGGTAAGAGACAAGGAGCAGGGGAAAAATATTTGCCACTGACAACTGACAACTGACAACTGACAACTGACAACTGACAACTGACAACTGACAACTGACAACTGACAACTGACAACTGACAACTGACAACTGACAACTGACAACTGACAACTGACAACTGACAACTGACAACTGACAACTGACAACTGACAACTGACAACTGACAACTGACCAAATCTAAAGCCATGCTTAACACCTCACCGAAAGAGTATCGGGTGGGGTATTTTATCCTCAAGGGTGTGTGTCACAATTATTAGCAGTTCTGAAATTATTCAGTTAACTGAAGGTTGGTGTGAGAAAATTCAAGCTAACTTGAAGGTAATGGACTATCAGAACTAGACAAGGTTAGTAAATAATTCCTGCTTCCTAGTATCTAATTTCCTAAACAGAAAACCTCATCCAAGAAGAAGGCAAGAGGCAAGAGGCAAAAGGCAAGAGGTCTAATAAATATATCTGTATTACCTACTACCTATGACCTATTACTTATTACCTTTTTCTAGCTGAATTTTCGTTTTTCACATTCCCGTTTGTTTGTACAGAATTCTAAAAGTAGGCGTTAGTGATGGAAGTAATCTATCAGTATGCCTGGCTGATTCCAGTATTACCTCTCTTGGGAGCAATGCTAGTCGGTCTAGGGCTAATCTCGATAAATCAGGTGACAAACCGCCTGCGACAGTTGAATGCTGTGGTCATTATCTCCCTCATGGGAGCAGCTATGGGGCTGTCATTTGCCTTGCTGTGGAGTCAAATTCAAGGCCATGCGCCTTATCTGTGGACTGTAGAATGGGCATCAGCAGGCAATTTTCACCTGACCATGGGCTACACCATTGACCACCTGACATCTCTAATGCTGGTGATTGTAACGACGGTAGCTGTTTTGGTGATGATTTACACCGATGGTTACATGGCACATGACCCAAGTTACGTGCGGTTTTACGCCTATCTCAGCTTGTTTGGCTCTTCAATGTTAGGTTTGGTGGTCAGCCCCAACCTAGTACAAGTTTACATTTTCTGGGAACTGGTGGGGATGTGTTCCTACCTCCTAGTTGGCTTTTGGTATGATCGCAAAGCCGCAGCGGATGCTTGTCAAAAGGCATTTGTCACAAATCGGGTCGGTGACTTCGGGTTACTATTGGGCATTTTGGGGCTGTTCTGGGCAACAGGCAGCTTTGATTTCATGATTATGGGCGATCGCCTATCCACCCTAGTAGAAACCGGTTCTATTAGCAATTTCCTCGCCATTGTCTTGGCGATTTTAGTCTTCCTGGGACCCGTTGCTAAATCTGCCCAATTTCCCCTCCATGTCTGGCTACCAGATGCAATGGAAGGGCCTACCCCCATTTCTGCCTTGATCCATGCGGCAACAATGGTGGCAGCGGGTGTATTCCTAATTGCCCGGATGTACCCAGTATTTGAAAATGTTCCCGCAGCAATGAACGTAATTGCTTATACTGGGGCATTTACAGCGTTTTTGGGGGCAACTATTGCCATTACCCAAAATGACATCAAAAAAGGTCTGGCTTATTCCACCATTTCCCAACTTGGTTACATGATCATGGCTATGGGCGTGGGTGCTTATAGTGCCGGATTATTCCATCTAATGACCCACGCATATTTCAAAGCGATGTTATTCTTGGGTTCTGGTTCGGTAATTCATGGCATGGAAGAAGTTGTGGGTCATGACCCTGTATTAGCGCAAGATATGCGTTTAATGGGCGGACTGCGGAAATATATGCCCGTGACCAGTTTCACATTTTTGATTGGTTGCTTGGCAATTGCGGGAATTCCCCCCTTTGCTGGTTTCTGGTCAAAAGATGAAATTCTCGGTGCTGCTTTTGCTGCTAACCCCTTCCTGTGGTTTATTGGTTGGGTAACAGCGGGGATTACAGCTTTTTATATGTTTAGAATGTATTTCTCAACATTTGAAGGTAAATTCCGGGGTAATGACGAAAAAATCAAAACCCAACTCAAAAATGCTGCTGTGGCTTTAGCTGAAAAATCAGGGACAGCAGAATTAGCTCCTAATTTTGGTCCTGGGGCCATGAAAAAGGGAGAATTAGAGGCGCATGACTCCCACGGACATAGCCATTCTCCCCATGAGTCTCCTTGGACGATGAGTTTTCCCTTAGTGGTGTTGGCTATTCCTTCAATGTTGATTGGTTTGGTGGGGACTCCCTACGCCAATTATTTTGAGCAGTTTATCTTTCCTCCTAGTGAAACTTTAGCTGAAGTTATGGAAAAGGCTGCGGAATTTGACCCCCATGAGTTTTACATCATGGCTGGTAGTTCTGTAGCGGTTTCTGTAATTGGGATTACTTTGGCGGTACTGATGTATTTAGCCCGGAAAATTGATCCCAGTGCGATCGCTAAAAGCATTCAACCGCTATATGATCTATCCTTGAACAAATGGTACTTTGATGATATTTATCATCGTGTCTTTGTCCTCGGTTTACGTCGTGTTGCTAGACAAGTTATGGAAGTTGATTTCCGCGTTGTTGACGGCGCTGTCAATCTCACGGGTTTCTTTACTCTTGTCAGTGGTGAAGGTTTGAAATACCTAGAAAGTGGTCGAGTTCAATTCTATGCCTTAATCGTTTTTGGGGCTGTTTTGGGCTTGGTGGTTGTTTTCGGTGTCACCTGATTTTAATGGGGGTGGGCGGCTTGTCCGCCCCTGGATTATGAGGGTTTCGCGCACAGTCGCTAAGGAGCAAAGGCGTGAAGTTAATGAACCACGTATCCCTGACGAGACCGGAGGGATATAGGAGCGAAGGACACGAAGGAAGAAGGGTAAGGTATAATAATATTTATTTTCTATCTACCAAGTGGACACCCAATCACGCTTCCCTAACACACCTTATTGTCTGAATCAGGATATCCAGGATTAGAGGATGTACAGGATTAGGAGAAAAGATAATATTTCAAATCAATGTGATACTTTACAGAGTTAACAAATCCATTAATTTATCCTTTATTATCTGTGTTTACCTGCCTTCAATTATTATTGATATATAGCAATTCTAAATGATTTCTGATAGCTTGCGTGGCGTAGCCATACAATATTTAAGTGTTGTAGGGTGGGCATTGCCCACCAAAACTCCAATATTCTGGGCATTGCTCACCAATAGTATATGTTCAAAAATCAAATAGTAATCCTATATTATTTATATGTAATCAATAAAAAAATCCTGTAAATCCTCTAATCCTGGACATCCTGATTCTGACAATAAAATTAATAATAGGCTATGAATATTCTATAATTCGCTTATAACATATTTATACAAATTCATGATATCATAAAGAGGATTTATTCAGGAGTAGATTATGATCCATCAATCTATTGCTAAAACTATTAATCTTTATGCGGAAGATTATAATTTGTGGTTAGAGAACACTGCTTATTTATTAAGAAGTAAAAAATTTTCAGAATTAGAATTAGAAAATCTAATTGAAGAAGTTGAAAGTATGGGAAGAAGCGAGAAAAATGCTTTAAGAAGTAATTTGAGAGTGTTAATTATGCACCTTCTTAAATACAAATTTCAACCTCAAAACAGATCAAATAGCTGGTTATATACAATCTATGAACATCGTCAAAGATTACAAGAAACGTTTTTAGATAGTCCTAGTTTAAAAAGTTATTATCTAGAAGTTTTGGATAATTGTTATCAACACGCTCGTAAAGAAGCATCTATCGAAACTGGACTCCCTTTGTCTATTTTTCCTCAAGAGAGTCCTTTTTCATCTGCTGAAATTTTAGATGCTGATTTCTTTTCTGTTTAATTACAATTTCTATTGTCAAGCGATAGTGAATCGCTGACTTGTGAGTTCTCATACCACAACCTAGTAATTGCATCCCTCAAATATCGCACTTTCAAAATTTTTAACAGCAGTGTTTTAATTTATTTGTTTATTGGCAAATTGTACAAAATCATAGTATGATTATAGAGTAAGTTGAAGAAGGAGTCAGGAGTCAGTAGCCAAATTTTAGAAGCAGAAATAATTGCTGCACTACAAGAAGATGCACAAGATTTAGAATATCAAACAGAGATTTCTGCTTGGGATAGTGTGCTTGGAGATGGTATTAATGCCAACCAAAGTTACAGGTTTTGATAAACTTCACCATCATTGCGTTTACCAACTCGAAAAACATCAACTAATTTATTATCATCATCAATAGTATACAAAATTCTGTACTCACCTTGATCAATACGATAACCTCCTTGATAACCTTTTAAAGCTGCATAGTCTTGAGGACGAGGATTACCCTGAAGTGAGAGAATTTTTGATACAATCTGTTTATATTGTTTTGCTTGCAAGTCTAATAGGTCTTTTTCCGCAGTTTTAGCAATCCTCAATGTATAACGTTCACTCATTGGGGCGTTTTGCTATTATTTCTTCTATGGTGGTAAATCCTTCGTTTTCTTCAATTGCACGTCGCAGTTTAGCAGAATCTATTGCATCTTCTATTGCTTCTAGTAGCTTTAAATCTTCAATACTAATTATCGCTACCGTAGGTTTACCATGACGCTGAATTAAAATTCTTTCTCCACGATATTCTGCACGGTTCATAATATCGGGAAAATTAGCACGCGCTTCACTTGCACTGATGACAGACATAGTGACTTATAAAATTTATAGGGTTAAACATGATTATAGATTGTTTGTCTATTTTTTGCAAATTGTACAAAATTTATCTTTTGAGCGATCGCCTACAATAACCTACACTATCGCACCCCTTCAACTTCCTAAACAGCGATTCCTAGGTCGCGCTTCGCTATCGCATCCCTTCAACTACCAAACAGCGATAGCGAAGCACTCCGCAGTAATCATTTAGATCACCGTAGTTATCCATTTTATAAATTTCAGACATTGCTTATTCTGATCCGATATACTGGTAATATGTAAAAATAATCAAATCTAGAATTTTATGATTAATAATCACCAATCCATTACAGCTAAATCATCAGCAAAACCCCGCAATGATTTATTACTAGAAATTGAACATACTCCAGAAGAATACATACCCGAATTACTACAAATTGTCCGGTTATTTCGTCAAAGTGTGACGATGAAACAGACATCCTTAAAGAACTGGGAAAATGCTATTAATGAAATTAATGAAAGTGATGCAATTAAGAAAGAACACAGAAAAACTAATATTAAAAGATTGTTCGAGTCATGGAATGAATCAGATGGTCAACAAGATCAACAAGAAACTTTAGAAATTATTGAATCTATGAATGGTATTTCAATTTAAAATAAAATGAGTAAGGTTATTGTTTTAGATTCTGCACCTGTGGGATTGGTTACTAATCCTAAAGGAAATCCTCTAGCTGTGCAATGTCAAGAATGGTTTTATAGTCTTTTTGAAAGAGGTTATGAAGTCATTTTACCAGAAATTATAGATTATGAAATTAGACGAGAATTATTAAGAGCAAATAAGTTATCGGGAGTTAGAAAACTGAATCAACTTAAATCAGAAATTATTTATCTTCCTATTACCACAGAAGTAATGTTAAAAGCAGCAGAATTATGGGCTGAAGTGAGAAATCAAGGTAAATCTACAGCAGATAATAAAGCTTTGGATGGTGATGTTATTTTAGCTGCTCAATCTATTTTAGTTGCTAATTATGGAAATGAGGTGATGATTGCCACGAGTAATAAAAAGCATCTTTCTCTTTTTATTGATGCTAGAGAATGGGGAGAAATTTAAACGGTGAGAGCAATAGCGAAGCGCTTCGCTATCGCATCCCCCCAACTTCCCAAACAGCGATTATTCATCTTTATTAAACTGGTACATCTGACTGCCCCTGCGGTAAAATATCCTTAGTTCAAGGAATTGGTTATGAAAATAAAAGCAATTATCTGGGAAGAAGACGGTGTATGGTGTGGTTCTGTACCAGCTTTACCAGGATGTCATACCTGGGGTGAAAGTTATGAACATTTATTAGAAATGTTGAAAGATGCTGTTCAAGGTTGGTTAGAAGTTGCTAGTCAGCAAGAAGAAGTTGAACCACAAAAACAGTTGATTGAGTTATCTTTATGAAATCCGTTTCTGGTAAGTCTCTGTGTAAGATTGTGGAACGCTATGGATGGAATCAAGAGTTTTCTTAGTCCTTCTCCCATGAGAGATTTTGAACTGGCTTTAGGGCAATATATTTTATATCGTAATTTAATTAACCTCACAGAACCAGACTATACGATTTATTTGGCTATTAAAGAAAGTACATACGAAAACTTTTTTACCAAAGATTCAATTAAAGAAATTGTTCAATTAAATCAAATTTTGATGATTGTAGTTAATGTCGAAAAAGAGGAGATATTACAATGGATAAACTAAAACAATATCAAATAGCAATTAAACAAGTTCTCACAGAATATCATAATTGGGTTTCTGGTGCAGCGAATTTAACTGATGAAAGTTGTTTGATTTTTGATGATAATAATTATCACTATATTTGGTGTTTTTTGGGTTGGGATGGCAAAAAAAGAACCAATAATATCCAAGTTAATATCAGAATTAAAAATGATAAAATTTGGATTGAAGAAGATTGGACTGAAGAGGGAATAGCTAATGAGTTAATGAAGTTAGGTATTTCTAATCTTGATATTGTTTTAGCATTTCATCCTCCTGAAGAAAGGAAATATACTGCATTTGCTATTGCTTGAATAAATATTTTGCTGTGATCGCACTCCCTCAACTTCCCAAAAGCGATCTCAACCCCTCAAAATCTCTTTTTACCTCACGCAATGTCAAAAAAGTGGTATGATTGATTGGTAAGATGAATAAGTCATACATAATGATGAAAGTCACAATTACTTTAGAAGAAGACATTCTCAGATTTATTGATCAACAAGCAAAAGGTAATCGTAGTGCCTATATCAATGCACTATTAGCAGAACAAAGACGCAAAATTTTAGAAGCAGAAATAATTGCTGCACTCCAAGAAGATGCGAAAAATTTAGAATATCAAAATGAGATTTCTGCTTGGGATAATGTAGCTGGAGATGGTATTAATGCCAGAGGGTAATTTAACTTATAAACGGGGTGAAATTCGCTGGGTAAATCTTGATCCAACGGTGGGAGCAGAAGCACAAAAAATCCGTGCTTGTTTGATAGTTCAAAATGATATTATGAATCAATATGGATTATTAACAATTGTGATGCCATTTCGACCAGGAAGTAAGCAAAGTCCCTATATTGTCAATGTCAAAGCAACAGCAACTAATGGATTAGATAAAGATCGTTTTATTGATGTTTCTCAAATTCGTTCTGTTGATTATCGTCGGGTTTTAGGGTTGGTGGGGATTTTAGAAGTTGAATATTGGGAAGAAATTCGTACTGCTTTGGATGTGGTTTTGGGATTTGGGGTTTAAGTTGAGCGAACTGACAAGTCAGCGTTTGCGCTATCTATCGCACCCCTCCAACTTCCCAAACAGCGATTCCTAGGTCGCGCTTCGCTATCGCACTCCCTTAACTTTCCAAAAAGCATATAATGACTTATAATAAATTAATATGGCAACAAAATTTGTAGGGTTAGAGTAATGCAATTAGAAGGTTATTTTGACTTTATCTCAGAGAGAGATATTCGACTGAAAGGACACCGTATTGGTATTGATAATGTACTTGATTATTATTTAGAAGGATATACACCAGAAGAAATCGGTGCTAATTTTCCTGATTTGAGTTTAGAGCAAATTTACGCGACCATTACTTATTATTTACATAATCGTCCTCAAGTTGATTCTTATCTTTCTAATTTGGCAAAATATCGAGAAAAACGTTATCAAGAATCAATTACTCATCCTTCACCTTTGTTACAAAGATTGAGAAAGTTGAAAAGTGCAAAATTTCAACAGCAGGTAACTGTATTGTGAAAGTGCGTTTTTTACTTGATGAAAATTTGCCACCCCGTCTAAAATTAGCTATTTTAAGGTTAAATTCCGAAATAGATATTTTGCGTGTGGGT
The window above is part of the Dolichospermum sp. DET69 genome. Proteins encoded here:
- a CDS encoding type II toxin-antitoxin system RelE/ParE family toxin, which encodes MSERYTLRIAKTAEKDLLDLQAKQYKQIVSKILSLQGNPRPQDYAALKGYQGGYRIDQGEYRILYTIDDDNKLVDVFRVGKRNDGEVYQNL
- a CDS encoding XisI protein: MDKLKQYQIAIKQVLTEYHNWVSGAANLTDESCLIFDDNNYHYIWCFLGWDGKKRTNNIQVNIRIKNDKIWIEEDWTEEGIANELMKLGISNLDIVLAFHPPEERKYTAFAIA
- a CDS encoding type II toxin-antitoxin system Phd/YefM family antitoxin, yielding MSVISASEARANFPDIMNRAEYRGERILIQRHGKPTVAIISIEDLKLLEAIEDAIDSAKLRRAIEENEGFTTIEEIIAKRPNE
- a CDS encoding type II toxin-antitoxin system PemK/MazF family toxin, whose product is MPEGNLTYKRGEIRWVNLDPTVGAEAQKIRACLIVQNDIMNQYGLLTIVMPFRPGSKQSPYIVNVKATATNGLDKDRFIDVSQIRSVDYRRVLGLVGILEVEYWEEIRTALDVVLGFGV
- a CDS encoding type II toxin-antitoxin system HicB family antitoxin, with translation MKIKAIIWEEDGVWCGSVPALPGCHTWGESYEHLLEMLKDAVQGWLEVASQQEEVEPQKQLIELSL
- a CDS encoding NAD(P)H-quinone oxidoreductase subunit 5; translated protein: MEVIYQYAWLIPVLPLLGAMLVGLGLISINQVTNRLRQLNAVVIISLMGAAMGLSFALLWSQIQGHAPYLWTVEWASAGNFHLTMGYTIDHLTSLMLVIVTTVAVLVMIYTDGYMAHDPSYVRFYAYLSLFGSSMLGLVVSPNLVQVYIFWELVGMCSYLLVGFWYDRKAAADACQKAFVTNRVGDFGLLLGILGLFWATGSFDFMIMGDRLSTLVETGSISNFLAIVLAILVFLGPVAKSAQFPLHVWLPDAMEGPTPISALIHAATMVAAGVFLIARMYPVFENVPAAMNVIAYTGAFTAFLGATIAITQNDIKKGLAYSTISQLGYMIMAMGVGAYSAGLFHLMTHAYFKAMLFLGSGSVIHGMEEVVGHDPVLAQDMRLMGGLRKYMPVTSFTFLIGCLAIAGIPPFAGFWSKDEILGAAFAANPFLWFIGWVTAGITAFYMFRMYFSTFEGKFRGNDEKIKTQLKNAAVALAEKSGTAELAPNFGPGAMKKGELEAHDSHGHSHSPHESPWTMSFPLVVLAIPSMLIGLVGTPYANYFEQFIFPPSETLAEVMEKAAEFDPHEFYIMAGSSVAVSVIGITLAVLMYLARKIDPSAIAKSIQPLYDLSLNKWYFDDIYHRVFVLGLRRVARQVMEVDFRVVDGAVNLTGFFTLVSGEGLKYLESGRVQFYALIVFGAVLGLVVVFGVT
- a CDS encoding nucleic acid-binding protein, whose protein sequence is MSKVIVLDSAPVGLVTNPKGNPLAVQCQEWFYSLFERGYEVILPEIIDYEIRRELLRANKLSGVRKLNQLKSEIIYLPITTEVMLKAAELWAEVRNQGKSTADNKALDGDVILAAQSILVANYGNEVMIATSNKKHLSLFIDAREWGEI
- a CDS encoding DUF29 domain-containing protein, with protein sequence MIHQSIAKTINLYAEDYNLWLENTAYLLRSKKFSELELENLIEEVESMGRSEKNALRSNLRVLIMHLLKYKFQPQNRSNSWLYTIYEHRQRLQETFLDSPSLKSYYLEVLDNCYQHARKEASIETGLPLSIFPQESPFSSAEILDADFFSV
- a CDS encoding DUF433 domain-containing protein → MQLEGYFDFISERDIRLKGHRIGIDNVLDYYLEGYTPEEIGANFPDLSLEQIYATITYYLHNRPQVDSYLSNLAKYREKRYQESITHPSPLLQRLRKLKSAKFQQQVTVL
- a CDS encoding thioredoxin, with product MVLSVNERTFIQEVLESPVPVLVNFEAPWCGLCRIIHPLLLQFQTQCGDELKLVGVNADQNFKLSNTYRLKSLPTLLLIEKGIVKQRLEGFRSKDDLRLALEEIKLTYTSYERIDTAEVRSHRVRSQEVRDRR
- a CDS encoding CopG family transcriptional regulator → MMKVTITLEEDILRFIDQQAKGNRSAYINALLAEQRRKILEAEIIAALQEDAKNLEYQNEISAWDNVAGDGINARG